The window CTCGCTCGTCATGATCGAGGCTGTGGCGCGGCTGATCCCCGGCATGGTCGGCAACCCGGACTCGCTGGTGGAGGAGTCGCACGGGGCGGCGGGGCTCCTGGAGTACCCGGTGTACACCAAGCCACCGTCGTGGGCGGAGCTGGAGATCCCGGAGGTGCTGCTGTCCGGGCACCACGCGAAGATCGAGCGCTGGCGCCGGGACCGCGCGCTGGAGCGGACAGCGCAGCGCCGTCCGGACATGATCGCCGCGCTGGACGTGGCGAGCCTGGACAAGCACGACCTGGCGCTGCTCGGGGAGCTCGGTTGGGTGCCCGGCCCGGAGGGCCTCGTGCGGGCCTGATCTCGTACGGTCCAGGTCACACCCGCACGGGTCGTCGTCCCACCCGCATGTGTGGCAAAATGAACCGTTGGTGCGTCGCCGGTCAGGTCTCTGCCACAGGGGACGACCGGGGCGGGTTACCGCCCCCGACCGGGTCAAGCCGCACCACCCTTCACAACCTTCCGGGACTCTGCCGGCCGCCAGGCCGCGTCAGAGCCCACGAGATTCGCGTCTGACCTGTGGCAGGCCCGGAGAGAACAATGCAGAAGCTCGACATGATCGACGCAGCCTCGCTGCGGTCCGACATCCCGGAGTTCCGTGCCGGTGACACCGTCAAGGTCAACGTCAAGGTCGTCGAGGGCAACCGCTCTCGTGTCCAGGCGTTCCAGGGCGTCGTGATCTCCCGCCACGGCGGCGGGATCGGCGAGACGTTCGCCGTCCGCAAGGTCAGCTTCGGTGTCGGTGTGGAGCGTAAGTTCCCGCTGCACGCGCCGACCATCGAGTCGATC is drawn from Promicromonospora sp. Populi and contains these coding sequences:
- the rplS gene encoding 50S ribosomal protein L19; its protein translation is MQKLDMIDAASLRSDIPEFRAGDTVKVNVKVVEGNRSRVQAFQGVVISRHGGGIGETFAVRKVSFGVGVERKFPLHAPTIESIELVTRGDVRRAKLYYLRELRGKKAKIREKRES